A stretch of the Vigna radiata var. radiata cultivar VC1973A chromosome 7, Vradiata_ver6, whole genome shotgun sequence genome encodes the following:
- the LOC106766953 gene encoding phosphatidylinositol 4-kinase gamma 4, with protein sequence MSIAEFALSSVFEEKGQWEGQPGHCYGEPILIYLTVDGAVTPMRVLESDSIASVKLRIQQWKGFVVKKQKLVFGGRELARSGTLIKEYGVADGNVLHMVLRLSDLLFIVVRTVSGKEFEFHIDRHRNVGYLKQRIKKKGEGFIDLEDDQELFCNGEKLDDQRVFHDICKSDDDVIHLIIKKSAKIRTTPIQKDLKLSVKAPGEIVKHNRDKHVHIANVPPDVCFWLEPIILNPKINFFPFLWDMINSTFEGLKRGNDPIRSSEGTGGTYFMQDSTGQEYVSVFKPMDEEPMAVNNPRGLPSSTNGEGLKIGTKVGEGALREVAAYLLDHPKSGPRLLSGEEVGFSGVPPTVMVQCLHKKFNHPNGFSCSSKDVKIGSLQKFTSNDGNCEDFGPWAFPVEEVHKITVLDIRLANADRHGGNILIRKEAGGKIKLIPIDHGYCLPDKFEDCTFDWLYWPQARQPYSPETIEYINSLDAEKDLELLKCYGWDMPLQCARTLRISTMLLKKGVERGLTPYEIGSIMCRENLNKESVIEQIIGEAQDSLHPGMEEQEFLEAISQSMDSHLEKLAK encoded by the exons ATGTCAATTGCTGAGTTTGCTTTGAGTTCAGTTTTCGAAGAGAAGGGGCAATGGGAAGGGCAGCCGGGACATTGTTATGGTGAGCCAATCTTGATTTACCTCACTGTGGATGGCGCTGTAACCCCAATGCGCGTGTTGGAGTCTGATTCCATTGCTTCGGTGAAACTGAGAATTCAACAGTGGAAAGGCTTCGTGGTGAAAAAGCAGAAGTTGGTTTTCGGTGGCAGAGAGCTAGCTCGGAGTGGCACTCTTATCAAGGAGTATGGTGTCGCTGACGGTAATGTTCTTCACATGGTTCTTCGCCTCTCTGATCTTCTTTTCATTGTTGTGAGAACCGTTTCTGGGAAGGAGTTTGAGTTCCACATCGACAGACACCGAAATGTGGGTTATCTGAAACAacgcattaaaaaaaaaggggaaGGTTTCATTGATCTTGAGGATGATCAAGAGCTTTTCTGCAATGGTGAGAAGCTTGATGATCAGAGAGTCTTCCATGACATATGCAAGAGTGACGACGATGTGATTCATTTGATAATTAAGAAATCGGCCAAGATTAGGACCACTCCGATTCAGAAGGATTTGAAGCTCTCCGTGAAGGCACCAGGTGAAATAGTGAAACATAATAGGGACAAACATGTTCACATAGCAAATGTGCCACCTGACGTATGTTTCTGGTTGGAACCAATTATTCTGAATCCCAAgatcaatttttttcctttcctctGGGATATGATAAACTCCACATTTGAAGGTTTGAAGAGAGGAAACGATCCTATTAGGTCCTCTGAGGGCACTGGAGGGACTTACTTCATGCAAGATTCAACAGGTCAGGAGTATGTTTCTGTTTTTAAACCAATGGATGAGGAACCGATGGCTGTGAACAACCCAAGAGGTCTTCCAAGTTCAACCAATGGCGAAGGTTTGAAAATAGGGACAAAGGTTGGTGAAGGAGCCTTGAGGGAAGTTGCAGCATACTTGTTGGATCATCCAAAGAGTGGGCCACGTTTGTTATCAGGTGAAGAAGTAGGCTTTTCTGGTGTTCCCCCTACTGTTATGGTGCAGTGCCTACACAAAAAGTTTAACCACCCAAATGGGTTTTCTTGCTCCTCAAAAGATGTTAAGATCGGATCACTGCAGAAGTTCACTAGTAATGATGGTAACTGTGAGGACTTCGGACCCTGGGCTTTCCCAGTGGAGGAAGTGCATAAGATTACTGTGCTTGATATAAGATTGGCCAATGCAGACAGGCATGGTGGGAATATATTGATCAGAAAGGAAGCAGGTGGCAAGATAAAGCTCATTCCTATTGATCATGGCTATTGTCTACCAGATAAA TTTGAAGATTGCACATTTGATTGGCTTTACTGGCCGCAAGCTCGTCAGCCTTACTCTCCTGAGAcaattgaatatataaattctCTGGATGCTGAAAAAGACTTGGaacttttaaaatgttatgGCTGGGATATGCCTCTTCAGTGTGCTAGAACACTTCGCATTTCCACAATGTTGCTGAAGAAAGGTGTTGAGAGAGGCCTTACTCCCTACGAAATAGGAAGCATAATGTGTCGGGAAAATTTGAACAAGGAATCTGTGATTGAACAGATTATTGGGGAAGCCCAAGATTCCTTGCATCCAGGCATGGAGGAACAAGAATTTCTTGAAGCCATCTCGCAAAGCATGGATTCCCACCTTGAGAAGCTTGCAAAGTAG
- the LOC106767456 gene encoding uncharacterized protein LOC106767456 codes for MWVWFCLILKLCEHIHFHILFLLLSTTHTSTLAIPPPPQAAAAGAAPPHVAPRPKRPRPPSGRTNLASCVVASIFLIFIVIVILIVYYTVFKPQDPKIAVNAVQLPSFSVVNGTVNFTFSQYAAVRNPNRAAFSHYDSSLQLLYSGSQVGFMFIPAGEIDAGRTQYMAATFSVQSFPLSAPARVGPTLANGDGVGFNYGLRIEPTMEIESKLEMAGRVKVLHFFTHHVYAKAGCRVAIAVTDGSVLGFHC; via the coding sequence atgTGGGTTTGGTTTTGTCTCATCCTTAAATTATGCGAACACATCCACTTCCATATCCTTTTCCTGCTTCTTTCAACAACACACACTTCCACTCTGGCTATCCCTCCACCACCGCAGGCCGCGGCGGCCGGAGCTGCTCCGCCCCATGTCGCACCGAGGCCGAAACGGCCGCGTCCGCCGTCGGGGCGCACCAACCTCGCTTCCTGCGTGGTGGCCTCCATCTTCCTAATCTTCATCGTCATCGTCATCCTCATTGTGTACTACACCGTGTTCAAACCCCAGGACCCCAAGATCGCCGTCAACGCCGTCCAGCTCCCCTCTTTCTCCGTCGTTAACGGCACCGTCAACTTCACGTTCTCCCAATACGCCGCCGTCCGGAACCCCAACCGCGCCGCCTTCTCCCACTACGACAGCTCCCTCCAGCTCCTCTACTCCGGCAGCCAGGTCGGCTTCATGTTCATCCCGGCCGGCGAGATCGACGCCGGCCGAACGCAGTACATGGCCGCCACCTTCTCCGTCCAGTCCTTCCCCCTCTCCGCGCCCGCCAGGGTGGGGCCCACTCTGGCCAACGGCGACGGAGTGGGCTTCAACTATGGGCTTAGGATTGAGCCCACTATGGAAATCGAGTCGAAGTTGGAGATGGCGGGCCGCGTGAAAGTCTTACACTTCTTCACCCATCATGTTTACGCGAAAGCCGGTTGCAGGGTCGCCATTGCCGTAACCGATGGATCCGTGTTAGGTTTTCACtgttaa